The Pimelobacter simplex genomic sequence GCCGCGGGTGATCATGTCGACGATCTTCGCGCTGGGCATCGGCGCCTTCGGTGTCGCGTGGCTGCTCGACCCGGACACGCCGGACTGGTGGCCGATCGCCGAGCGCTGGTGGCTCCCGGGCGGCGTCTGGACGGGCATCACCCTGCTGCTGTCCTGCGTCATCGCGCTGGCGCTGATCGTCTACTCGTTCCGCCGCTTCCACGGCAAGCCCGAGGCCCGGGCCGCGCTGGAGGGTGAGATCGACGAGGCCGACGAGCGCCGGCACCACGAGGACGACTGAGCGATGACCGGCCCGGACGACGACAGCCGCAGCATGCGCGAGCGGATGCTCGCCGGCGACCTCTACCTGGCCGACGACCCCGACCTCGTCGAGGCCTACCTCCGGGCCCAGGACCTCACGACGGCCTACAACGCGACGACGGCCCGCGAGCGCGACCGGCGCCACGATCTCCTCGGCGAGCTGCTCGGCGCCGTGGGCGAGGACACCGGCATCCGGCCGCCGCTCCACGTCGACTACGGGAGCCAGGTGACGATCGGGGCGCGCTCGTTCGTGAACTTCGGCCTGGTGGCGCTCGACGTCGCCCCCATCGTGATCGGGGACGACGTCCAGATCGGCCCGAACGTCCAGCTCCTGACGCCGCTGCACCCGCTCGAGGCCGGTCCCCGGCGCGACAAGTGGGAGTCGGCCCGGCCTATCGAGATCGGCGACAACGTCTGGCTCGGCGGCGGCGTGATCGTCTGCCCCGGCGTCACCATCGGTCCGAACACCGTGGTCGGTGCCGGCTCCGTCGTCACCCGCGACCTGCCTGCGGGCGTGCTGGCGGTGGGCAACCCGGCGCGTGTGGTGCGGGAGCTTCCGGCGTGAGCACCCTGATCGTGCCGCTGGCCACGGTGCTGCGCGAGCGGCTGCGCACCGGCAGCCGGCCGGGGCAGCGCGACGACGGGCACCGCGTGGCGCTGGCGATCGAGGGCGGCGGCAGCCGGGCGGCGTACTCGGCGGGGATGGCGCTGGCCATCGACGAGGCCGGCCTGACCGACGCCTTCGACCACGTCTACGGCACGTCCGGCGGGGCGCTCAACGGTGCCTGGCTGCTCACCGGCGAGGGCCGCAAGTGGCTGCGCAGCTGGGCCTGGCCCGAGGTCGCGGCGGCCAAGGTGACCGACCCGCGGCGGATGCTGCGCGGCCGCCCGGTCATCGACCTCGCCCGCCTGGTGCACCACGTCTACGAGTCGATCACCCCGATGGACTTCGACGCGATCGTCGCCAACCCCATCGGCTTCCACCCGATCGCGACCGACGCGGCGACCGGCGTGGCGGCCGACCTCGCGCCCTACGTCACCGACCGGCTCAGCGCCCAGACCGCGCTGCGGGCGAGCTCGTGCATCCCCCTCCTGGCCGGCCCTCCGGTCCGGGTCGGCGACCGGCGCTACGTCGACGGCGGTCTCTCCGAGGGCGTGCCCTTCCGCACGGCGCTCGCCCAGGGCGCCAGCCACGTGCTGGTCCTGCGGACCCGGCGCGCCGACCAGCGCGCCGTACCGCCCTCGCGCGTCGAGCGGGCGCTGCTCGCGCCCTACTTCCTGCGGCACGGACGGGCCGCGGGTGCGGCGCACGTCGGGCGCCACCGGACCTACGCCGACGACGACCGGCGGCTCGCGGCGGGGACCCGGGCCGACGTACCGACGCTCGTCGAGGTGCGACCAGCGCTCGGATCGCCCGACGTGACGCGGCTCAGCGGCGACCTCAAGAGCATCGACGCCGCCATCGACCACGGACGCGCGGTGATGCAGGCCTTCCTCGATGGCTGAGCCCGGTCCGGGCGCGCAGCGCCGGCCCCGCAACCGCAAGGAGCTCATCGTCGCCGCGGCGGCCCGGCAGTTCGCCCGCCGGGGCTATCCCGACGCCTTCGTCGCCGACATCGCGGCCGAGATCGGCATCACCGCCTCGGCGCTCTACCGCCACTTCGGGGGCAAGGCCGCGCTGCTCGTCGCCGCCATCGAGCTCGAGATCGCCCAGCTCGCCGAGGCGTACGACGCCCCGCCGGAGCTCTCCGCGCTGCTCGACCACGCGGCCCACCACCTGCTGCGCCCCGGCCGCCCGCACGCGCTGTGGGATCGCAACGCCCGCTTCCTCGACCCGGCCCGGCGTGACGAGCTCGCCGCCCGCTACGGCACGTCGCTCAAGCCGCTGCGCAGCGCGCTCGCCACGGCTCGGCCCGACCTGGGCCGGGCGGACGTCGTCGCGCTGTCGGTCGCGGTGCACGCCGTCCTCGACAGCGGGCGGGCCTACGAGCGGGCGACCGTCGAGGAGCCGCGCGCGGGTCAGCTCATGGTGGCCGCGGCTGCCGCGGTGGCCGAGGTGCCCTGGCTGCCGCAGGCCGATCCGGTGGTCCCGCCGCCAGCGCTGCCGCCACCGCCTCCCGGCGCCTCGGGCGGGCTCCAGCCGGCGTCCCGGCGCGAGGCCGCGCTCGCGGCCGCCGTACGGCTGTTCGCCGAGCGGGGCTACGAGGTCGTCGGCATGGACGACATCGGCGCCGCCGCGGGGATCTCCGGGCCGACGCTCTACCACCACTTCCCGGGCAAGTCGGCGATCCTCGTCGAGGTCATCACGCGCTGCCTCGACGCGCTCTACTTCGACCTCGCCGCGGTGCTGGCCGGGACCGACGACGCCGCCACGGCGCTCGACCGGACGCTGGCGTCGTTCGTCCGGATCAACCTCGCCCAGGGCGACGCGCTGTCCCCGCTGTTCACCGAGATCGGCAACGTGCGGCCCGAGGAGCGGGCGCCGATCCGGCGGGCCCAGCAGGACTACGTCAACGAGTGGGCGGTGCTGCTCACCGCCGTTCGTGACGACCTCACCGCGGCCGACGCGCAGGCACTGGTGCGTTCGGCGCAGATTGCGGTCAACACCCTGCGGCGCTACCTGCCGGTCGGACCGGCCGATCAGTGGATCCTGCTGTGCCGGGTCGGTCGCGCGGTGCTCGGGCTGCCCGACGATTCCGTCGGGCCCATGTCCTAGCCTCGCCTCGATGACCCTGCACCTCCACCGCGCCGCGCGGACCGACCTGCTCGCCGACGAGCTCGGCGGGCTGCTCGCGACGCCGCTGGACGACCCGTTCGCCAGCGAGGTCGTCGTGGTGCCGGCGCGGGGGGTCGAGCGGTGGCTCACCCAGCGGCTCTCGCACCGGCTCGGCACGGGCGCGCGTGGGGGCGACGGGGTGTGCGCGGGGGTGCGCTTCCTCCAGCCGGCCTCGCTGGTCGGGCTGCTGCTGGGGCGTGAGCGGGACGACCCGTGGCACCCGGACCGGCTGGTCTGGCCGCTGCTGGCGACGATCGACGACGTGCTCGGTGAGCCGTGGTGCGCGACGCTGGCGACCCACCTCGGGCACGGGCTCGACGGCGAGGAGGGCGAGCTGCGGCGCAGTCGCCGGTGGTCGGTCGCGCGGCGGCTGGCCGAGCGCCTCACGTCGTACGCCGTCCAGCGCCCGGCGCTCGTGCGCGACTGGCGCGAGGGGCGCGACACCGATGGCACCGGCGAACAGCTGGCCGACGACCTGCGCTGGGAGGCCGAGCTGTGGCGCCGGCTGCTCGCGCGGATGGCCGCGGCCGGGCACTCCGAGGCGCCCGACCAGCGCCACGAGCGGGTGTGCGCGACGCTGCGCGCGGGTGGGGCCGACGGCCTCGACCTGCCGGGGCGGCTCTCGCTGTTCGGGCACACCCGGCTGCCGGCGACCGAGGTCGACCTGCTGGTCGCGCTCGCGGCCCACCGCGACGTCCACCTCTGGCTGTCCCAGCCGTCCGCGGCGCTCTGGGACGCGGTGACCGCGGCCGGCGTCCCGGTCGGCCCGCGCGACACCTGCGGCTCCGCCGAGCTGGCCGAGCACCCGTTGCTCGCCTCGCTGGGGCGCGACTCCCGCGAGCTGGCCACCGTCCTCGGGGCTCGGGTGCGCGCCGGTGAGGCCGACGACGCCGGTACGGCGCCCGACCCGGTGCCGCCCGCCGACCTGCTCGGCTGGTTCCAGTCCGACCTGCGCGCCAACCAGGCGCCCGACGAGGCCACCCGCGCCGGGCGGGTGCTGGCCGTGGACGACCGGTCGGTCCAGGTCCACGCCTGCCATGGTCCGGCCCGCCAGATCGAGGTGCTGCGCGAGCTGCTCGTCGGTCTGCTCGAGGACGACCCGACGCTCGAGCCGCGCGACATCGTCGTGATGTGCCCCGACATCGAGACCTACGCACCGCTCTTCTCGGCCGGCTTCGGCCTCGGGGACCTGATCGGTGACGAGCGCACCGACGACGCGCTCCATCCCGCGCACCGGCTGCGGGTCCGGCTCGCCGACCGTGCCGCGAGCAGCACCAACCCGCTGCTGGGCGTGGCGGTCGCGCTCGTCGAGCTGGCCGGTGGCCGGGCGACCGCGTCCCAGGTGCTCGACCTGCTGTCCCGGCCGGTGTGCCGGCGGCGGTTCGGGTTCGGCGACGACGATCTGGCCCGGATGACCCGCTGGGTCGCCGAGGCCGGGATCCGCTGGGGCGTCGACGCCGGACACCGCGCGTCCTACGCGATGGAGGGTTTCGAGCACAACACCTGGCGTGCCGGCCTCGACCGGCTCCTGCTCGGTGTCGCGATGAGCGACGACGACCACCGCCACGTCGGGCGCGGGCTGCCCGTCGACGACATCGCCAGCGGCGAGATCGAGCTCGTCGGCCGGCTCAGCGAGGCCGTCGCCCGGCTGGCCGGCTGCCTCGACGCGCTCGGCCGGGCCGAGGCGGCCGACGCGTGGTTCGCCGCGATCGCCGACGGCGTGCGCGACCTGTGCGAGGTCGACGCCGACGACGCCTGGCAGCTGCCGCAGTTCGAGCGCGAGCTCGCCCGGGCCCGCGCGAGCGCCGACGAGAGCGACCCCGGCGTACCGCTCCGGCTGGCCGACGTCCGCGCGCTGCTCCAGGCCCGCCTCGCCGGTCGCCCCACGCGCGCCAACTTCCGGACCGGGATGCTCACCGTCAGCACCCTCGTCCCGATGCGCTCGGTGCCCCACCGGGTGGTGTGCCTGGTCGGTCTCGACGACGGCGTCTTCCCGCGGACCAGCGGCGTCGACGGCGACGACGTGCTCGCCCGGCGTCCGCTCGTGGGCGAGCGCGACCTGCGCGGCGAGGACCGCCAGCTCCTGCTCGATGCCGTGCTCGCGGCGGGGGAGCGGCTGATCATCACCTACACCGGCGCTGCCGAGCACACCGGCCAGGAGCGGCCGCCCGCCGTACCGCTGGGCGAGCTGGTCGACGCCCTCGACCGCACCGCGGCCACCCCGGCCCGTCCGGTCGTCGTCGTGCGGCACCCGCTCCAGGCCTTCGACCCGCGCAACCACACCGCCGGCGCCCTGGTCGGTGCCGGGGCGTTCAGCTTCGACCGGGCCTCGCTGGCCGGGGCGCGGGCGGCGGTCCGCGAGCGCACCGCGCCGCCGCCGTTCCTGGCCGACCCGCTGCCGCCGGCCCCCGCCTCGGCCGGGGACGTGACGCTCGCCGACCTGGTCGGCTTCGTGCACCGCCCGGCCCGGACCTTCCTGCGCCGGCGCCTCGACGTGGCCACGCCGTTCGAGCCCGACCAGGTCGCCGACGCGATCCCGGTCGCGCTCAACGGGCTCGAGGTCTGGCAGATCGGCGACCGGCTGCTGCGCGAGGTCCTCGCCGCCGACGACCCGGCCGCCACCGCGACCGCCGTGATGACCGCCGAGCAGCTGCGCGGCTCGCTGCCGCCCTTCGACCTCGGCCGCGCGGCGCTGACCGACGTGGTCAAGGAGTGCCAAGAGCTGTTCGCCCGCAGCGCCGCCCTGCGCGCCGGCACGCCCCGCACCGTCGACGTCGACGTCGACCTGGGTGGCGGACGCCGGCTCACCGGCACCGTCCCCCGCGTCCACGGCAACCAGGTCGTCTCGCTGTCCTACTCGCGGCTCAAGCCCAAGCAGCGCCTGGCCTCCTGGCTCGACGTGCTGGCGCTGACCGCCACCCACCCCGACGAGAACTGGACCGGCCACGCCGTCGCCCGCGCCAAGGCCGGCCCCCAGCGCGCGCTCGTCGGCCCGCTCGACCACCGGGCGACCGAGTGGCTCCACGCCCTCGTCGCGCTCTACGACGAGGGGCTGACCCGGCCGCTGCCGATGCCCCTCGACACCGCCTACGCCTGGGCCGACGCCCACGCCAAGGAGCTGCGCGGCATGGACGCCGACCCGGTCGAGGCCGCCGCCCGCGCCTGGGTCACCGACCCGTTCAACCAATGGGGGATCAAGGGCGAGGACGACGACCCCGCCCACCGCCGCGTCTACGGCCACTCCGCGCCGGTGACCGCGCTCGTCGACGCCGGGCTGGCGTCGTACGCGTGGACGGTGTGGGAGCCGTTGCTCGCCGGCGCCGAGAAGGTGGGCCATCTATGACCACCCCGATGACGCCGTTCGACATCCGCGGCCCGCTGCCCACGGGCACCACCCTGCTCGAGGCCAGCGCCGGCACCGGCAAGACCTGGACGATCGGCGCGCTCGTCACCCGCTACGTCGCCGAGGAGGGCGTGCCGCTGGAGCAGCTCCTCGTCGTCACCTTCGGGCGGGCGGCCAGCCAAGAGCTGCGCGAGCAGGTCCGGCACCAGCTCGTCGAGGCCGAGCGCGCCCTGGCCGGTACGCCGGACGCCGAGCCCACCGACGTCATCGAGCACCTGCTCGACTGCGCCCCCGACGAGCGCGCGCGGCGCCACCGACGGGTGACCCAGGCGCTGGCCGACTTCGACGCCGCGACCATCGCCACGATCCACCAGTTCTGCTCGCTGGTGCTCGACTCGCTCGGCGTCGCCGGTGACACCGACGCCCGGGCCCGGCTGGTCGACAACCTCGACGACATGTTGGTCGAGGTCGTCGACGACCTCTACCTGCGGGCCTTCGCCCAGACCAGCGAGGCGCCGGCCTTCTCCCACGCCGACGCGCTCGCGATCGCCCGCACCGTCGTCGCCGACCCGCAGGCGCGGCTCGAGCCCACCGACGTCCCGCGCGACCAGGTCGCCGGCCGCAAGGTCGCCTTCGCCACGGCCGTGCGGGCCGAGCTCGACCGGCGCAAGCGCCGCCTCGGCGTGCTCTCCTACGACGACCTGCTCTCCCAGCTCGCCGAGGCGCTCGAGCCGGTCGACTCCCCGGCCCGGGCGCGGATGCGCACCCGCTGGAAGATCGTCCTCGTCGACGAGTTCCAGGACACCGACCCGGTCCAGTGGCAGGTCTTCGACCGGGCGTTCTCGGGCCACGCGACGATGGTGCTCATCGGCGACCCCAAGCAGGCGATCTACGCCTTCCGGGGCGGTGACGTGACGACCTACCTCACCGCCGCCGAGACCGCCGAGGTCAAGCAGACGCTCGGCGTCAACCGCCGCAGCGACGCCGGCCTGATCGACGCCTTCGGCCGGCTCCTGGGTGGCGCCGAGCTCGGTGACCCGCGCATCGTCGTCCACGACGTGACGGCCCACCACCAGGAGTCGCGCCTGGTCGGAGCGCCCCGCCCGGCGCCCTTCCGCATGCGCGTCGTGCGCCGCGAGACCTTCGGCAAGCGCGGGACGACCGCGCTGCCCGTCGCCAAGGTGCGTCCCCACATCGCGCGCGACCTGGCCCACGACGTACGCGAGCTGCTCACGGCCGAGCCGACCTTCGACGGGCGCCGGCTGCGGCCCGACGACATCGCGGTGATCTGCTACCGCCACGCCGACCTGGCCGCCGCGCGCACGGCGCTGCTCGACGTCGGCGTGCCGGCCGTCATCGCCGGCGGTGGCAGCGTCTTCGCCACCCCGGCCGCCACCGAGTGGCTCTCCCTGCTCGAGGCGCTGGAGCAGCCGCACCGCACGCCGCGGGTCCGCGCGGCGGCCCTCACCTGCTTCCTCGGGTACGACGCCACCACCCTCGACGCGGGCGGCGACGACCTCTCCGACGAGCTGGGCGACCGGTTGCGGTCGTGGTCCGAGGCGCTGGCCCGGCGCGGCGTGGCCGCCGTCCTCGAAGCCGCCACGTCCGGCGGCCTGCCGGCCCGGCTGCTCGGCCAGATCGGCGGCGAGCGGACCCTCACCGACGTCCGTCACATCGGCGAGGTGCTCCACGAGATCGCCCAGCGCGACCAGCTCGGCGCGGTGGCGCTGCTGGCCTGGCTGCGCGACCAGGTGCTCGAGGCCCGCGAGGGGCGCGGCACCGAGCGGACCCGCCGCCTCGACTCCGACGCCGACGCGGTCCAGCTCGTCACGATCCACGCCAGCAAGGGCCTGCAGTACCCCGTCGTCTACCTGCCCTCGCTCGCCGACCGCTGGGTCGGCAAGCCCGACCGGCCGCTGTTCCACGACGCCGACGGACGCCGCACCCTCGACGTCGGCGGCTCCGGACCCCACTGGGCCGAGCACTGCCGGCGTTGGGCCGACGAAGAGGCGGGCGAGTGGCTGCGCCTGCTCTACGTCGCGCTCACCCGCGCCCAGAGCCAGGTCGTCGCCTGGTGGGCGCCGACCCGCAACGCCG encodes the following:
- a CDS encoding PGPGW domain-containing protein; the protein is MTGAAKRLLLEVLGWLLLVAGVAALVLPGPGLLLMAAGLGVLSQQYTWAERLLDPVLLRALRAAAEGVETWPRVIMSTIFALGIGAFGVAWLLDPDTPDWWPIAERWWLPGGVWTGITLLLSCVIALALIVYSFRRFHGKPEARAALEGEIDEADERRHHEDD
- a CDS encoding sugar O-acetyltransferase translates to MTGPDDDSRSMRERMLAGDLYLADDPDLVEAYLRAQDLTTAYNATTARERDRRHDLLGELLGAVGEDTGIRPPLHVDYGSQVTIGARSFVNFGLVALDVAPIVIGDDVQIGPNVQLLTPLHPLEAGPRRDKWESARPIEIGDNVWLGGGVIVCPGVTIGPNTVVGAGSVVTRDLPAGVLAVGNPARVVRELPA
- a CDS encoding patatin-like phospholipase family protein, encoding MSTLIVPLATVLRERLRTGSRPGQRDDGHRVALAIEGGGSRAAYSAGMALAIDEAGLTDAFDHVYGTSGGALNGAWLLTGEGRKWLRSWAWPEVAAAKVTDPRRMLRGRPVIDLARLVHHVYESITPMDFDAIVANPIGFHPIATDAATGVAADLAPYVTDRLSAQTALRASSCIPLLAGPPVRVGDRRYVDGGLSEGVPFRTALAQGASHVLVLRTRRADQRAVPPSRVERALLAPYFLRHGRAAGAAHVGRHRTYADDDRRLAAGTRADVPTLVEVRPALGSPDVTRLSGDLKSIDAAIDHGRAVMQAFLDG
- a CDS encoding TetR/AcrR family transcriptional regulator, coding for MAEPGPGAQRRPRNRKELIVAAAARQFARRGYPDAFVADIAAEIGITASALYRHFGGKAALLVAAIELEIAQLAEAYDAPPELSALLDHAAHHLLRPGRPHALWDRNARFLDPARRDELAARYGTSLKPLRSALATARPDLGRADVVALSVAVHAVLDSGRAYERATVEEPRAGQLMVAAAAAVAEVPWLPQADPVVPPPALPPPPPGASGGLQPASRREAALAAAVRLFAERGYEVVGMDDIGAAAGISGPTLYHHFPGKSAILVEVITRCLDALYFDLAAVLAGTDDAATALDRTLASFVRINLAQGDALSPLFTEIGNVRPEERAPIRRAQQDYVNEWAVLLTAVRDDLTAADAQALVRSAQIAVNTLRRYLPVGPADQWILLCRVGRAVLGLPDDSVGPMS
- the recC gene encoding exodeoxyribonuclease V subunit gamma; this encodes MTLHLHRAARTDLLADELGGLLATPLDDPFASEVVVVPARGVERWLTQRLSHRLGTGARGGDGVCAGVRFLQPASLVGLLLGRERDDPWHPDRLVWPLLATIDDVLGEPWCATLATHLGHGLDGEEGELRRSRRWSVARRLAERLTSYAVQRPALVRDWREGRDTDGTGEQLADDLRWEAELWRRLLARMAAAGHSEAPDQRHERVCATLRAGGADGLDLPGRLSLFGHTRLPATEVDLLVALAAHRDVHLWLSQPSAALWDAVTAAGVPVGPRDTCGSAELAEHPLLASLGRDSRELATVLGARVRAGEADDAGTAPDPVPPADLLGWFQSDLRANQAPDEATRAGRVLAVDDRSVQVHACHGPARQIEVLRELLVGLLEDDPTLEPRDIVVMCPDIETYAPLFSAGFGLGDLIGDERTDDALHPAHRLRVRLADRAASSTNPLLGVAVALVELAGGRATASQVLDLLSRPVCRRRFGFGDDDLARMTRWVAEAGIRWGVDAGHRASYAMEGFEHNTWRAGLDRLLLGVAMSDDDHRHVGRGLPVDDIASGEIELVGRLSEAVARLAGCLDALGRAEAADAWFAAIADGVRDLCEVDADDAWQLPQFERELARARASADESDPGVPLRLADVRALLQARLAGRPTRANFRTGMLTVSTLVPMRSVPHRVVCLVGLDDGVFPRTSGVDGDDVLARRPLVGERDLRGEDRQLLLDAVLAAGERLIITYTGAAEHTGQERPPAVPLGELVDALDRTAATPARPVVVVRHPLQAFDPRNHTAGALVGAGAFSFDRASLAGARAAVRERTAPPPFLADPLPPAPASAGDVTLADLVGFVHRPARTFLRRRLDVATPFEPDQVADAIPVALNGLEVWQIGDRLLREVLAADDPAATATAVMTAEQLRGSLPPFDLGRAALTDVVKECQELFARSAALRAGTPRTVDVDVDLGGGRRLTGTVPRVHGNQVVSLSYSRLKPKQRLASWLDVLALTATHPDENWTGHAVARAKAGPQRALVGPLDHRATEWLHALVALYDEGLTRPLPMPLDTAYAWADAHAKELRGMDADPVEAAARAWVTDPFNQWGIKGEDDDPAHRRVYGHSAPVTALVDAGLASYAWTVWEPLLAGAEKVGHL
- a CDS encoding UvrD-helicase domain-containing protein, producing the protein MTTPMTPFDIRGPLPTGTTLLEASAGTGKTWTIGALVTRYVAEEGVPLEQLLVVTFGRAASQELREQVRHQLVEAERALAGTPDAEPTDVIEHLLDCAPDERARRHRRVTQALADFDAATIATIHQFCSLVLDSLGVAGDTDARARLVDNLDDMLVEVVDDLYLRAFAQTSEAPAFSHADALAIARTVVADPQARLEPTDVPRDQVAGRKVAFATAVRAELDRRKRRLGVLSYDDLLSQLAEALEPVDSPARARMRTRWKIVLVDEFQDTDPVQWQVFDRAFSGHATMVLIGDPKQAIYAFRGGDVTTYLTAAETAEVKQTLGVNRRSDAGLIDAFGRLLGGAELGDPRIVVHDVTAHHQESRLVGAPRPAPFRMRVVRRETFGKRGTTALPVAKVRPHIARDLAHDVRELLTAEPTFDGRRLRPDDIAVICYRHADLAAARTALLDVGVPAVIAGGGSVFATPAATEWLSLLEALEQPHRTPRVRAAALTCFLGYDATTLDAGGDDLSDELGDRLRSWSEALARRGVAAVLEAATSGGLPARLLGQIGGERTLTDVRHIGEVLHEIAQRDQLGAVALLAWLRDQVLEAREGRGTERTRRLDSDADAVQLVTIHASKGLQYPVVYLPSLADRWVGKPDRPLFHDADGRRTLDVGGSGPHWAEHCRRWADEEAGEWLRLLYVALTRAQSQVVAWWAPTRNAEASPLHRLLLREPAADGSGLRAQVPPLPPLPDEDAAARLFATWRDRGGPQPEVAEPVPLSAALPAEPPAALTARTFTRGVDTEWRRTSYSALSRVDLGGPGAPEAVGSEPEVRVKDDEALPDLPAPSAAEDDPALAVPSPMAGLPVGATFGSLVHGVLEHADPGAADLRAELLTQIDEQLTWWPVDLAPDELADALVQVLDTPLGPLLDDTTLRAIGTADRLCELDFELPLAGGDDPAPTSATVLLGDMAALLRRYLPEGDPVRAYADTLDNPLLGGQVLRGYLTGSIDVVLRLRDGATAAADARYVVVDYKTNWLGPMADELAGPLTAGAYRPEALDEAMGHSDYPLQALLYAVVLHRFLRWRQPGYDPERHFGGVVYLYLRGMCGPQTPRVDGAPTGVFTWQPPVALVTALSDLLDGASPEAGR